A genomic window from Triticum urartu cultivar G1812 chromosome 7, Tu2.1, whole genome shotgun sequence includes:
- the LOC125524433 gene encoding galactoside 2-alpha-L-fucosyltransferase-like: MGGGLLNVSRQSAAGADELFGSLLSPGFDRRACLSRYQSPHYYKRSPYAPSPHLLQKLRDYEALHSRCGPGTPPYAKSVDHLRSGSSSSKEDKECNYLVWIPYNGLGNRMLSLISTFLYALLTDRVLLVHSTDDFTDLFCEPFPGVNATWVLPPDFPVADISRLGVRSNQSYGNLLAGKKIDNDPTKATAQSVPPYVYLHLAHDLRRSDRLFYCNDDQLVLAKVNWLLLQSDYYFVPALYDMAEFEGELRRLFPAKESVSHLLGRYLLHPSNFVWGMITRYYHTYMAQAEERIGMQIRIFSWASIPVDDMYNQIMACSRQEHILPEVVNGDAAASASSHGGSKSKAILIASLQADYYDRVKSTYYEHAAKGGGMVGVFQPSHEKQQIMGQRSHNQKALAEIFLLSFSDVLLTTGISTFGYMSSSLAGLRPTMLMIPKDGKVPEPPCVRAVSMEPCFHMTPDVECQGKAVNKEELSHHVKKCEDVGKGIKRNKGIKLFD, encoded by the exons ATGGGTGGAG GATTACTGAACGTCTCTCGTCAGAGCGCCGCCGGCGCAGACGAGCTCTTTGGCAGCCTTCTCTCGCCGGGCTTTGACCGACGCGCGTGCCTGAGCCGCTACCAGTCCCCGCATTACTACAAGCGCTCACCGTACGCGCCTTCGCCGCACCTCCTCCAGAAGCTGCGCGACTACGAGGCGCTGCACAGCAGGTGCGGCCCCGGCACGCCGCCGTACGCCAAGTCCGTCGATCACCTCCGgtccggcagcagcagcagcaaggaGGACAAGGAGTGCAACTACCTCGTGTGGATCCCCTACAATGGCCTCGGCAATCGGATGCTGTCGCTGATCAGCACGTTCCTCTACGCACTCCTCACCGACCGCGTCCTCCTCGTACACTCCACGGACGACTTCACCGACCTATTCTGCGAGCCGTTCCCCGGTGTGAATGCGACCTGGGTGCTCCCGCCGGACTTCCCCGTCGCCGACATATCCCGGCTCGGGGTGCGCTCCAACCAGTCGTACGGGAACCTCCTCGCCGGCAAGAAAATCGACAACGACCCGACCAAGGCGACGGCGCAATCGGTACCGCCGTACGTGTACCTGCACCTGGCGCACGACCTCCGGCGCTCGGACCGGCTCTTCTACTGCAACGACGACCAGCTCGTACTGGCCAAGGTGAACTGGCTGCTGCTGCAGAGTGACTACTATTTCGTGCCGGCGCTGTACGACATGGCCGAATTCGAAGGTGAGCTCCGGAGGCTGTTCCCGGCCAAGGAGAGCGTGTCGCATCTTCTCGGCCGTTACCTCCTCCACCCGTCCAACTTCGTTTGGGGCATGATCACCAG GTACTACCACACCTACATGGCCCAGGCGGAGGAGAGGATCGGCATGCAGATCAGGATTTTCTCCTGGGCATCCATCCCCGTCGACGACATGTACAACCAAATCATGGCGTGCTCGCGACAGGAGCACATACTGCCGGAGGTCGTCAATGGCGACGCCGCGGCGAGCGCTAGTAGCCATGGCGGCTCCAAATCCAAGGCCATCTTGATCGCGTCGCTGCAAGCAGACTACTACGACAGGGTCAAGTCGACGTACTACGAGCACGCGGCCAAGGGCGGGGGCATGGTGGGGGTGTTCCAGCCGAGCCACGAGAAGCAGCAGATAATGGGGCAACGGTCGCACAACCAGAAGGCGCTCGCCGAGATCTTCCTGCTCAGCTTCTCTGACGTGCTGCTCACCACAGGGATATCCACGTTCGGCTACATGAGCAGCAGCCTCGCCGGACTGCGGCCGACGATGCTAATGATCCCGAAAGACGGCAAAGTGCCTGAGCCGCCGTGCGTGCGCGCCGTGTCCATGGAGCCGTGCTTCCACATGACGCCCGATGTTGAGTGCCAGGGGAAGGCAGTGAACAAGGAAGAGCTGTCTCACCACGTCAAGAAGTGTGAGGATGTGGGCAAAGGAATTAAACGGAATAAAGGTATCAAATTATTTGATTAA